From a single Herbiconiux sp. SALV-R1 genomic region:
- a CDS encoding ABC transporter permease: MSDDIKQKDIKKAEFGPEYGAETTSIMAAEERETPIKRILKAQSFQIFLVLIVIVIIFSILAPDTFAQFSNLRLVVQNASILAVLGVGMTFIIITSGIDLSVGSVLVFSGVVSAMVMRAMGGDDWGTATVGIIVSIVVGLLWGTLNGFLIAKAKVPPLIVTLGSLGMALGLAQILTGGVDIRQVPSVLTTSIGYGNVFGAVPIISVIALVVVVIGAVVLHKTKFGLYTYAVGSSEEAARRVGVKVDRHLIKVYALSGGLAGLAGILSLSQFSTTAIAGQSQTNLNVIAAVVIGGTSLFGGYGGIFGTVVGLFIPAVLQNGFVITGVQPFWQQVAVGAVLIIAVYIDQVRRAAGARGGSSSLWRHLFASRKQ; encoded by the coding sequence ATGAGCGACGACATCAAGCAGAAAGACATCAAGAAAGCCGAGTTCGGCCCGGAGTACGGTGCCGAGACCACCTCGATCATGGCGGCCGAGGAGCGGGAGACGCCGATCAAGCGCATCCTCAAGGCGCAGTCGTTCCAGATCTTCCTGGTGCTGATCGTCATCGTGATCATCTTCAGCATCCTCGCCCCCGACACCTTCGCCCAGTTCTCGAACCTGCGGCTCGTGGTGCAGAACGCCTCGATCCTCGCGGTGCTCGGCGTCGGCATGACGTTCATCATCATCACCTCGGGCATCGACCTCTCGGTCGGCTCGGTGCTGGTGTTCTCGGGCGTCGTCTCGGCGATGGTGATGAGGGCGATGGGCGGAGACGACTGGGGAACGGCCACGGTCGGCATCATCGTCTCGATCGTGGTGGGCCTGCTCTGGGGAACGCTCAACGGCTTCCTCATCGCGAAGGCCAAGGTGCCGCCGCTCATCGTGACCCTCGGTAGCCTCGGCATGGCACTCGGTCTCGCGCAGATCCTCACCGGCGGTGTCGACATCCGTCAGGTGCCCTCCGTGCTCACCACGAGCATCGGCTACGGCAACGTGTTCGGGGCCGTGCCGATCATCTCGGTGATCGCCCTGGTGGTCGTGGTCATCGGAGCGGTCGTGCTGCACAAGACCAAGTTCGGCCTCTACACCTACGCCGTGGGCTCCAGCGAGGAAGCCGCACGCCGGGTCGGTGTGAAGGTCGACCGTCACCTCATCAAGGTCTACGCGCTCTCGGGCGGTCTCGCGGGTCTCGCGGGCATCCTGTCGCTCTCGCAGTTCAGCACCACCGCCATCGCCGGCCAGTCGCAGACGAACCTCAACGTCATCGCCGCGGTCGTCATCGGTGGAACGTCGCTGTTCGGCGGCTACGGCGGCATCTTCGGAACCGTCGTCGGCCTCTTCATCCCCGCCGTGCTGCAGAACGGCTTCGTCATCACCGGGGTTCAGCCGTTCTGGCAGCAGGTCGCTGTCGGTGCCGTGCTGATCATCGCGGTGTACATCGACCAGGTTCGCCGTGCCGCCGGTGCACGCGGCGGATCGTCAAGCCTCTGGCGACATCTCTTCGCCAGCAGGAAGCAGTAG
- a CDS encoding LacI family DNA-binding transcriptional regulator, whose amino-acid sequence MATMRDVAAAAGVSLKTVSRVQNDDPHVLPATRMRVEATMRELGYVPNALATTFRSGRSPVVGVAVPDIVDPFFAAIVNAVEEAALTEDLSTVVTSLGHDPARERQALESVLRRQLSGLVVAPTTTDHAYLKPWAERIPIAFVDRAPGRLVADSFTQDDRGGARLATAHLIGHGHRRIGFLGDSLALPTVAERLEGYREALDAASLSYDPSLVMLGAATRPGAAEALKRLRAPALGVTAVFSSDARCTMAAVPTLTADPIALTAFGDFPLADSLTPSITVIAQDPAELGRLAAARLFERSAHPSRRLRRRTVLPVTLVERESCRVR is encoded by the coding sequence ATGGCCACGATGCGCGATGTCGCCGCCGCGGCCGGGGTGAGCCTCAAGACGGTGTCGCGGGTGCAGAACGACGACCCGCACGTGCTGCCGGCGACCCGGATGCGCGTCGAAGCCACCATGCGCGAGCTAGGCTACGTGCCGAATGCGCTGGCGACGACGTTCCGTTCCGGGCGGTCGCCGGTGGTGGGGGTGGCGGTGCCCGACATCGTCGACCCGTTCTTCGCGGCGATCGTCAATGCCGTCGAGGAGGCCGCGCTCACCGAAGACCTCTCGACGGTCGTCACCAGTCTCGGACACGACCCGGCCCGCGAACGGCAAGCCCTCGAGTCGGTGCTGCGGCGGCAGCTCTCTGGCCTCGTCGTAGCACCCACCACGACCGATCACGCGTACCTGAAGCCGTGGGCCGAACGCATCCCGATCGCCTTCGTCGACCGCGCGCCCGGGCGGCTCGTCGCCGACTCGTTCACCCAAGACGACCGTGGCGGAGCGCGCCTCGCGACCGCGCACCTCATCGGGCACGGGCACCGGCGTATCGGGTTCCTCGGCGACTCGCTCGCGCTGCCCACCGTGGCGGAGCGGCTCGAAGGGTACCGAGAGGCGCTCGACGCGGCCTCGCTTTCCTACGACCCTTCGCTCGTGATGCTCGGCGCGGCGACCCGTCCGGGAGCGGCGGAGGCACTCAAGCGGCTGCGGGCGCCGGCTCTCGGCGTGACCGCGGTGTTCTCGTCGGATGCGCGCTGCACGATGGCCGCCGTCCCGACCCTCACCGCCGACCCGATCGCGCTCACCGCCTTCGGCGACTTCCCCCTCGCCGACTCACTCACCCCCTCGATCACGGTGATCGCGCAAGATCCCGCGGAGCTGGGACGCCTCGCCGCCGCGCGCCTTTTCGAGCGCTCCGCGCATCCGTCGCGTCGGCTGCGCCGCCGCACCGTGCTCCCCGTCACCCTCGTCGAACGCGAGTCGTGCCGCGTGCGCTGA
- a CDS encoding class I mannose-6-phosphate isomerase: MNPTPLAPNLIDHFYLGGGRIAALRGIEQTSERQPEEWLAATVSRAGAGDVGLARTADGELLRDLVAADPAAWVGEQHAAASSASDTGILVKLLDAGQRLPVHVHPDRGFAASHLDCPYGKTEAWFVLEADAGAAVHVGWKQAVDRDELDRRRDAQDSEWMLAHMNRIEVERGMGVLVPAGTVHAIDGGIFVAEVQEPTDFSIVLEWSITTSTREESHLDLGFDTVMPAVSVDRLDEVALAALITRNDLSARGASARSLLSAEADPYFRLFQAAPDAGEETPVPPGFAVALVLEGSGSLAADSGAEIEYGSGQVFAVPAAFGPWRVRGDGSILVAEPGAGWPTTLTGGIR, encoded by the coding sequence ATGAACCCCACCCCGCTCGCCCCCAACCTGATCGACCACTTCTACCTCGGTGGCGGCCGCATCGCGGCCCTCCGTGGCATCGAGCAGACCTCCGAGCGTCAGCCCGAGGAGTGGCTCGCCGCCACCGTCTCGCGCGCCGGCGCCGGCGATGTGGGGCTCGCCCGCACCGCCGACGGCGAGCTGCTGCGCGACCTCGTCGCCGCCGACCCGGCCGCCTGGGTGGGAGAGCAGCACGCCGCGGCGTCGAGCGCGAGCGACACCGGCATCCTGGTGAAGCTCCTCGACGCCGGCCAGCGCCTTCCCGTGCACGTGCACCCCGACCGTGGGTTCGCCGCGAGCCACCTCGACTGCCCGTACGGCAAGACCGAGGCCTGGTTCGTGCTCGAGGCCGACGCCGGCGCCGCCGTGCACGTGGGCTGGAAGCAAGCCGTCGACCGCGACGAGCTCGACCGCCGCCGAGACGCGCAGGACTCCGAGTGGATGCTCGCCCACATGAACCGCATCGAGGTCGAGCGGGGCATGGGCGTGCTGGTTCCCGCGGGCACCGTGCACGCCATCGACGGCGGCATCTTCGTCGCCGAGGTGCAGGAGCCCACCGATTTCTCGATCGTGCTGGAGTGGTCGATCACCACCTCCACCCGCGAGGAGTCGCACCTCGACCTCGGCTTCGACACCGTGATGCCCGCCGTGTCGGTCGACCGGCTCGACGAGGTCGCGCTCGCCGCGCTCATCACGCGCAACGACCTCTCGGCCCGCGGCGCCTCCGCGCGCAGCCTGCTGTCGGCCGAGGCCGACCCCTACTTCAGGCTCTTCCAGGCGGCTCCGGATGCGGGGGAGGAGACCCCGGTTCCCCCCGGTTTCGCGGTCGCCCTGGTGCTCGAGGGATCGGGATCGCTGGCCGCCGACTCGGGCGCCGAGATCGAGTACGGCTCGGGACAGGTGTTCGCCGTCCCCGCCGCCTTCGGGCCGTGGCGCGTGCGAGGCGACGGCAGCATCCTCGTGGCCGAGCCCGGCGCGGGCTGGCCCACCACACTCACCGGCGGCATCCGATGA
- a CDS encoding SDR family oxidoreductase — protein sequence MTDFSGRTVLVTGASGGIGGAVVRHLVAAGADVLASGRNLEQLESLAADTGATPLPFDLTSEDSIRDAIEGRDIWGVVNSGGWGGEIATPQDTDIEVFDKVISINARGSLLVTKYASREMTRQERGGSIVNISSQASLVGLTGHISYGSSKAALDNITRVSALELGKYGIRVNSVNPTVVMTPMSAWYWGRPDIEGPFLEQMPLGKWATEDDIAGPVVFLLSDAAGMITGVSLPIDGGYSSR from the coding sequence ATGACTGACTTCTCCGGACGCACCGTGCTCGTCACCGGCGCCAGCGGCGGCATCGGCGGCGCCGTCGTGCGCCACCTCGTCGCCGCGGGAGCCGACGTGCTCGCCTCGGGCCGCAACCTCGAGCAGCTCGAGAGCCTGGCCGCCGACACCGGCGCCACCCCCCTGCCCTTCGATCTCACGAGTGAGGACAGCATCCGTGACGCCATCGAGGGCCGCGACATCTGGGGTGTCGTGAACTCGGGCGGCTGGGGCGGCGAGATCGCCACCCCGCAGGACACCGACATCGAGGTGTTCGACAAGGTCATCAGCATCAACGCCCGCGGTTCGCTGCTCGTGACGAAGTACGCCTCGCGCGAGATGACCCGGCAGGAGCGCGGCGGATCCATCGTCAACATCTCCAGCCAGGCGAGCCTCGTCGGCCTCACGGGCCACATCTCCTACGGTTCGTCGAAGGCGGCGCTCGACAACATCACGCGCGTCTCGGCGCTCGAACTCGGCAAGTACGGCATCCGGGTCAACAGTGTGAACCCCACGGTCGTCATGACTCCGATGTCGGCCTGGTACTGGGGCCGCCCCGACATCGAGGGCCCCTTCCTCGAGCAGATGCCGCTCGGCAAGTGGGCCACCGAAGACGACATCGCGGGCCCCGTGGTGTTCCTCCTCAGCGACGCCGCCGGCATGATCACCGGCGTCTCGCTCCCCATCGACGGCGGCTACAGCAGCCGCTGA
- a CDS encoding mannitol dehydrogenase family protein, with product MTILNAATVGSLDSTVAVPAYDRGAVRPGIVHFGVGAFHRAHEAMFVDRLLGAADAATDDWGIIGVGTLAGDAAMRDALAAQDGLYTLVTTAPSGEVEARVIGSLVRYLFAPEEGAAVVDALRDPAIRIVSLTITEGGYGINDATGAFEPSDAATLADLDVFVGHKEALTGEGAYGAHPLDRPIPTSALGFIVRGLADRRAAGEVPFTVMSCDNIQGNGRVARAAVLAFAQRIDQELAEWIATEVAFPNSMVDRITPATTEESRERVAREFGIDDRWPVLSESFVQWVLEDSFTAGRPPFDEVGVQIVPEVEPYELMKLRLLNASHQAMSYLGLLAGAEYVHEVCRDELFAGFLLSYMTHEARPTLDPVPGVDLDEYSAELMRRFGSEAIADTLMRQIVDGSERIPKFLLPVVRAQLASGGQIERSVLVLAAWSRFIEGVADDGSTLHPVDRRLPELQDAVAGEKDAPGSFLDYTPVFGDLGSDPRLRGAFVEARARLAELGARGALEALRR from the coding sequence ATGACCATCCTGAACGCCGCCACCGTCGGTTCCCTCGACAGCACGGTCGCGGTTCCCGCGTACGATCGCGGCGCCGTGCGCCCGGGCATCGTGCACTTCGGAGTGGGGGCGTTCCACCGGGCGCACGAGGCTATGTTCGTCGATCGGCTGCTGGGCGCGGCCGACGCTGCCACCGACGACTGGGGCATCATCGGCGTCGGCACCCTCGCGGGCGATGCGGCGATGCGCGACGCGCTCGCCGCCCAAGACGGGCTCTACACCCTCGTCACCACCGCCCCCTCTGGCGAGGTCGAGGCCCGCGTCATCGGCTCGCTCGTGCGCTACCTCTTCGCACCCGAAGAGGGCGCCGCTGTCGTCGACGCCCTCCGCGACCCCGCCATCCGCATCGTGTCGCTCACCATCACCGAGGGCGGCTACGGCATCAACGACGCCACCGGTGCCTTCGAGCCGAGCGATGCCGCGACGCTCGCCGACCTCGATGTGTTCGTGGGGCACAAGGAGGCCTTGACCGGGGAGGGGGCCTACGGCGCGCATCCGCTCGACCGGCCCATCCCCACGAGCGCGCTCGGATTCATCGTGCGCGGCCTTGCCGATCGACGTGCCGCTGGCGAGGTGCCGTTCACGGTGATGTCGTGCGACAACATCCAGGGCAACGGGCGGGTGGCCCGGGCTGCGGTGCTCGCCTTCGCCCAGCGCATCGACCAGGAGCTCGCCGAGTGGATCGCCACCGAGGTCGCCTTCCCGAACTCGATGGTCGACCGCATCACCCCGGCGACCACCGAGGAATCGCGGGAGCGCGTAGCGCGCGAGTTCGGCATCGACGATCGCTGGCCCGTGCTCTCGGAGTCGTTCGTGCAGTGGGTCCTGGAGGACTCATTCACCGCGGGTCGCCCGCCGTTCGACGAGGTGGGGGTGCAGATCGTGCCCGAGGTCGAGCCGTACGAGCTGATGAAGCTGCGGCTGCTGAACGCCTCGCACCAGGCCATGAGCTACCTGGGCCTGCTCGCGGGCGCCGAGTACGTGCACGAGGTGTGCCGCGACGAGTTGTTCGCAGGCTTCCTGCTCAGCTACATGACCCACGAGGCCCGCCCGACCCTCGACCCGGTGCCCGGCGTCGACCTCGACGAGTACAGCGCCGAGCTGATGCGGCGGTTCGGCAGCGAGGCGATCGCCGACACGCTCATGCGGCAGATCGTCGACGGGTCGGAGCGCATCCCGAAGTTCCTCCTCCCGGTGGTGCGCGCGCAACTCGCCTCGGGCGGCCAGATCGAGCGTTCGGTGCTGGTGCTCGCCGCGTGGAGCCGCTTCATCGAGGGCGTCGCCGACGATGGGTCGACCCTGCACCCCGTCGACCGCCGCCTCCCCGAGCTGCAGGATGCTGTGGCAGGGGAGAAGGACGCCCCCGGCTCCTTCCTCGACTACACGCCCGTCTTCGGCGACCTCGGCTCCGACCCGCGCCTGCGCGGCGCCTTCGTCGAGGCCCGCGCCCGCCTCGCGGAGCTCGGGGCCCGCGGGGCGCTCGAGGCGCTGCGGCGCTGA
- a CDS encoding HAD-IA family hydrolase gives MMNIVVSGAAGSGKSTLAAELARSLGAALLDLDTITNPVLEAVTASLPSGAHWNAPELRPVIRPARYAALRAVLADQVRAGVDSVLVAPFTAELQGGAEWRELVEAAGAEPTVVWLRASPELLAERRRLRSADRDAHIVDSPADAAPRVPHLVVDAALTTGQQLASVLRRLGGGRALPASSAVFSRTFSAALFDLDGTLIDSTPAVNRSWEQLGREFGLTLDLMAAGHGQPAAQVIAALFPPELAEAALVRVTEIEADELDDVIALDGAAALLDSLPDPQRAIVTSGTRLIAGNRVAAAGLTSPAVFVTFDDVTRGKPHPEPYLLAASRLGVDPADCVVFEDAPAGLAAARAAGCATVAIAGTHDAAELDADLIVDGLFQLRALPAEGGGFRLAPA, from the coding sequence ATGATGAACATCGTTGTCTCAGGAGCCGCCGGCAGCGGCAAGAGCACGCTCGCCGCCGAACTCGCGCGATCGCTCGGCGCGGCGCTGCTCGACCTCGACACGATCACCAATCCGGTGCTCGAGGCGGTGACAGCTTCACTCCCCTCCGGAGCCCATTGGAACGCCCCCGAACTGCGTCCCGTCATCCGCCCCGCCCGCTACGCGGCGCTGCGGGCCGTGCTCGCCGACCAGGTTCGCGCGGGAGTCGACTCGGTGCTGGTCGCACCCTTCACCGCCGAGCTCCAGGGCGGGGCGGAATGGCGTGAGCTGGTCGAGGCCGCGGGGGCGGAGCCCACCGTGGTGTGGCTGCGCGCCTCGCCCGAGCTGCTCGCCGAGCGGCGGCGCCTCCGCTCGGCCGATCGCGACGCGCACATCGTCGACTCCCCCGCCGACGCGGCGCCGCGCGTGCCGCACCTCGTTGTCGATGCGGCGCTCACCACGGGGCAGCAGCTCGCCTCGGTGCTGCGCCGACTGGGCGGTGGCCGCGCACTGCCCGCCTCGTCGGCGGTGTTCTCGCGGACCTTCTCCGCAGCGCTCTTCGACCTCGACGGCACGCTCATCGACTCGACGCCCGCGGTGAACCGGTCGTGGGAACAGCTCGGCCGCGAGTTCGGGCTCACGCTCGACCTCATGGCGGCGGGGCACGGGCAGCCGGCGGCGCAGGTGATCGCCGCGCTGTTCCCGCCCGAGCTGGCCGAAGCGGCATTGGTTCGGGTGACCGAGATCGAGGCCGACGAGCTCGACGACGTCATCGCGCTCGACGGTGCGGCAGCGCTTCTCGACTCGCTGCCCGACCCGCAGCGGGCCATCGTCACGAGCGGAACCCGCCTCATCGCCGGCAACCGCGTCGCCGCCGCCGGGCTCACGAGCCCCGCCGTCTTCGTGACGTTCGACGACGTGACCCGCGGCAAACCGCATCCCGAGCCCTACCTGCTCGCCGCCTCACGACTCGGCGTCGACCCCGCCGACTGCGTGGTCTTCGAAGACGCCCCCGCCGGCCTCGCCGCCGCCAGAGCAGCCGGATGCGCGACAGTCGCCATCGCCGGCACCCACGACGCCGCGGAGCTCGACGCCGATCTCATCGTCGACGGGCTCTTCCAGCTGCGCGCCCTCCCCGCGGAGGGCGGCGGCTTCCGCCTCGCGCCCGCGTAG
- a CDS encoding ATP-binding cassette domain-containing protein, translating to MTTPVLEARGLSRQFGHVRALDDADFVAYPGEVTALIGDNGAGKSTLVKALSGNLAVDSGEILFEGKKVEITSPTQSSAMGMETVYQDLALAPHLDPVQNMYLGREIMRSGIGGAFGFMDKKAMALDSRRAFDELGATVRSLTSPVGSMSGGQRQAIAIARAVHWAKKLVFLDEPTAALGVRQTKNVLETIRRVRDQGIAVVFISHSMPHVIEVSDRVQVLRLGHRVANIDTKTTNMEELVGLMTGATTRNV from the coding sequence ATGACCACACCCGTGCTCGAGGCCCGCGGGCTCTCACGCCAGTTCGGCCATGTCCGTGCGCTCGACGACGCCGACTTCGTCGCCTACCCCGGCGAGGTCACCGCACTCATCGGAGACAACGGCGCCGGAAAGTCGACCCTCGTCAAGGCCCTGTCGGGCAACCTCGCCGTCGACTCGGGAGAGATCCTGTTCGAGGGCAAGAAGGTCGAGATCACCTCGCCCACCCAGTCGAGCGCGATGGGGATGGAGACGGTCTACCAAGACCTCGCCCTCGCCCCGCACCTCGACCCCGTGCAGAACATGTACCTCGGCCGCGAGATCATGCGTTCGGGGATCGGCGGAGCCTTCGGCTTCATGGACAAGAAGGCGATGGCGCTCGACTCGCGTCGCGCCTTCGACGAGCTCGGCGCTACCGTGCGCTCGCTCACCAGCCCCGTCGGGTCGATGTCGGGTGGTCAGCGCCAGGCGATCGCCATCGCCCGTGCGGTGCACTGGGCCAAGAAGCTCGTCTTCCTCGACGAGCCCACGGCCGCCCTGGGCGTCCGCCAGACCAAGAACGTGCTGGAGACCATCCGGCGGGTGCGCGACCAGGGCATCGCCGTCGTGTTCATCAGCCACTCGATGCCCCACGTCATCGAGGTCTCCGACCGCGTGCAGGTGCTGCGGCTCGGACACCGCGTGGCGAACATCGACACCAAGACCACCAACATGGAAGAGCTCGTCGGGCTGATGACCGGCGCGACCACGAGGAACGTGTGA
- a CDS encoding LacI family DNA-binding transcriptional regulator codes for MIRRPGIKDVAASAGVSIKTVSRVVNAEESVHPETRARVLHAIQALGYVPNTAARSLKSGTGGAIGVVIDSLADPFFAALVSAIESRALEEGLNVLVASSTLDADRERELLLSFVAGHQVAGVIFAPVASEHPYLDPYRTVTPVVAVDRSRVGFDSVVVDDRGASALAIQQLVDLGHERIAFFDRDERFSTIHRRMSGYLDVLRETGIPFDPELVSSTVDGHLDYQSETDRLLALERPATAFFASNAKAAIGLTAALHHSHRAAETAMIAFGDFSFADVLRPGVSCIDQDPFLIGNAAIERLLALREAASNEPREWIVPTALLQRGSGEIAAPVAGRATAAATAEAAATAATAPDAARASASDVASTGAPVSVMRQSRTAAAGAQAARASVPAPAPALITTAGGEA; via the coding sequence ATGATCCGCCGGCCGGGCATCAAAGACGTCGCCGCGAGCGCCGGCGTCAGCATCAAGACCGTCTCGCGCGTGGTCAACGCCGAGGAGTCGGTGCACCCGGAGACCCGGGCCCGCGTGCTGCACGCCATCCAGGCTCTCGGCTACGTGCCGAACACCGCGGCGCGCTCCCTCAAGTCGGGAACGGGCGGCGCCATCGGCGTCGTCATCGACTCGCTCGCCGACCCCTTCTTCGCCGCTTTGGTGAGCGCCATCGAGAGCCGCGCCCTCGAGGAGGGACTCAACGTGCTCGTCGCGTCGTCGACTCTCGACGCCGACCGCGAGCGCGAGCTGCTGCTCAGCTTCGTCGCGGGCCACCAGGTCGCGGGCGTCATCTTCGCGCCCGTCGCATCCGAGCATCCGTACCTCGACCCCTACCGCACCGTCACGCCCGTCGTGGCCGTCGACCGGTCGCGGGTGGGCTTCGACAGCGTCGTGGTCGACGACCGCGGCGCCTCCGCGCTGGCCATCCAGCAGCTGGTCGACCTGGGGCACGAGCGCATCGCCTTCTTCGACCGCGACGAGCGCTTCTCCACCATCCACCGCCGCATGAGCGGCTACCTCGACGTGCTGCGCGAGACCGGCATCCCCTTCGACCCCGAGCTCGTGTCGTCGACCGTCGACGGCCACCTCGACTACCAGAGCGAGACCGACCGGCTGCTCGCTCTCGAGCGCCCCGCCACAGCGTTCTTCGCCTCGAACGCGAAGGCGGCCATCGGGCTCACGGCCGCGCTGCACCACAGTCACCGCGCCGCCGAGACGGCGATGATCGCCTTCGGCGACTTCTCCTTCGCCGACGTGCTGCGGCCCGGCGTGAGCTGCATCGACCAAGACCCGTTCCTCATCGGCAACGCGGCGATCGAGCGGCTCCTGGCCCTCCGCGAGGCGGCCTCGAACGAGCCCCGCGAGTGGATCGTGCCGACCGCCCTCCTGCAGCGCGGCTCCGGCGAGATCGCGGCCCCGGTCGCGGGCCGGGCCACCGCCGCCGCGACCGCCGAGGCCGCCGCGACCGCCGCGACCGCACCGGATGCTGCACGAGCGTCGGCCTCCGACGTCGCGTCGACAGGGGCGCCGGTGTCGGTGATGCGGCAATCCCGCACCGCAGCTGCCGGAGCCCAGGCCGCCCGCGCATCCGTTCCCGCTCCCGCCCCCGCACTCATCACCACCGCTGGAGGAGAAGCCTGA